A window of the Mycobacteriales bacterium genome harbors these coding sequences:
- a CDS encoding aminoglycoside phosphotransferase family protein: MDPTHRPLRPRRRHPRGRPSRPPPPPGPPVTQPWLDHLVRAGFPGAAPLGAGMEGAVYRLGDGTVAKVWRRRTPAELLLWQAYYTDVAAAGLPFATPEILRVDEVDGTAVTIERELPGRPLDEWTAWPGGPDAGAGSEDSARDRDRPDADDGVLGILRALAGVPGTAAMRALPVLDEDRPFRRDGEDFPAALAGLLARRTARSGALLRAHVPDFDRRYAAVADRLAALDPGPDTLVHGDLVAPNIHVDDTGRPVAVLDFGFLSTAGDPRFEAGVTAAILDMYGPDAAAATETRTDRYAARLGHPAEVLRLYRAAYGIATADVFSADGSDGHFAWCVRRLTCPEVTAALGL, translated from the coding sequence CTGGACCCCACCCACCGGCCACTACGACCTCGACGTCGCCACCCACGCGGCCGACCCAGCCGCCCTCCCCCTCCCCCTGGACCTCCCGTAACTCAGCCCTGGCTCGACCATCTCGTCCGGGCCGGCTTTCCGGGCGCGGCCCCGCTCGGGGCCGGGATGGAGGGGGCGGTCTACCGGCTCGGGGACGGGACGGTGGCCAAGGTGTGGCGGCGGCGGACGCCGGCCGAACTGCTGCTCTGGCAGGCGTACTACACCGACGTGGCCGCGGCCGGCCTGCCGTTCGCGACCCCGGAGATCCTGCGGGTGGACGAGGTCGACGGGACCGCGGTGACGATCGAGCGCGAGCTGCCGGGGCGCCCGCTGGACGAGTGGACGGCTTGGCCGGGCGGTCCCGACGCGGGCGCCGGGTCGGAGGACTCGGCCCGGGACCGGGACCGGCCCGACGCGGACGACGGCGTGCTCGGGATCCTGCGGGCGCTCGCGGGCGTGCCCGGGACGGCGGCGATGCGGGCGTTGCCGGTGCTGGACGAGGACCGGCCGTTCCGGCGGGACGGCGAGGACTTCCCGGCGGCGCTGGCCGGACTGCTGGCCCGCCGGACGGCCCGGTCCGGCGCGCTGCTGCGGGCGCACGTCCCCGACTTCGACCGCCGGTACGCCGCCGTCGCCGACCGCCTGGCCGCGCTCGACCCCGGCCCGGACACGCTCGTGCACGGCGACCTGGTCGCGCCGAACATCCATGTCGACGACACCGGCCGGCCGGTCGCGGTGCTCGACTTCGGCTTCCTCAGCACGGCCGGGGACCCGCGATTCGAGGCCGGGGTCACCGCCGCGATCCTCGACATGTACGGCCCGGACGCCGCCGCGGCCACCGAGACCCGCACCGACCGGTACGCCGCCCGGCTCGGCCACCCGGCGGAGGTCCTGCGGCTCTACCGGGCCGCGTACGGGATCGCCACCGCCGACGTGTTCAGCGCCGACGGCAGCGACGGCCACTTCGCCTGGTGCGTAAGGCGTCTCACGTGCCCCGAGGTCACCGCGGCGCTGGGTCTGTGA
- a CDS encoding dienelactone hydrolase family protein, translating to MSEENPRQNVTFASNGNQAHGYLATPAAGSGPGVVLIQEWWGLDDHMAEVADRLAAEGLVTLVPDLYGGRVAHDADDAGKFMSELPADRAARDLGGAVDHLLASDAVTSAKVGIIGFCMGGGFVLQMAAQQGDRIAAAVPFYGVSGGEPPQYSAITAPVQGHYGEDDAFYPVEQARQQEATIRAESQAPVEFFYYPAGHAFLNDKDKLGTYDKDSADLAWQRAVAFLTANVA from the coding sequence ATGTCCGAAGAGAACCCCCGCCAGAACGTCACCTTCGCCAGCAACGGCAACCAGGCGCACGGCTATCTCGCCACGCCGGCCGCCGGGTCCGGCCCCGGTGTCGTCCTCATCCAGGAGTGGTGGGGTCTGGACGACCACATGGCCGAGGTGGCCGACCGGCTGGCCGCGGAGGGCCTCGTCACCCTCGTCCCGGACCTCTACGGCGGGCGGGTCGCGCACGACGCCGACGACGCCGGCAAGTTCATGTCCGAGCTGCCGGCCGACCGGGCCGCCCGCGACCTCGGTGGCGCCGTCGACCACCTGCTCGCCTCCGACGCGGTGACCTCGGCCAAGGTCGGCATCATCGGCTTCTGCATGGGCGGCGGGTTCGTCCTGCAGATGGCCGCGCAGCAGGGCGACCGGATCGCCGCCGCCGTCCCGTTCTACGGCGTCTCCGGCGGCGAGCCCCCGCAGTACTCGGCGATCACCGCGCCGGTCCAGGGCCACTACGGCGAGGACGACGCGTTCTACCCGGTCGAGCAGGCCCGGCAGCAGGAGGCCACGATCCGGGCCGAGTCGCAGGCGCCGGTGGAGTTCTTCTACTACCCGGCCGGGCACGCGTTCCTCAACGACAAGGACAAGCTCGGCACGTACGACAAGGACAGCGCGGACCTGGCCTGGCAACGTGCGGTCGCGTTCCTCACGGCGAACGTGGCATGA
- a CDS encoding isochorismatase family cysteine hydrolase: MTQALLLMDLQNAVVDRFEATDAYLDRVVATQERAEQAAVPVILVRVAFGPGYPEVSPRNKIFAGLRDRPGMTTDHPGSEPHERLLRGKGEIVVTKKRVSAFAGSDLELILRAHDVTSLVLGGIATSGVVLSTVREAADRDYELTVLEDLCLDGDDEVHRVLVGKVFPRQATVGTSADWRP; encoded by the coding sequence ATGACTCAGGCGCTGTTGCTCATGGATCTGCAGAACGCGGTCGTCGACCGGTTCGAGGCGACCGACGCGTACCTGGACCGGGTCGTCGCGACCCAGGAACGGGCCGAGCAGGCCGCGGTGCCGGTCATCCTGGTCCGGGTCGCGTTCGGGCCCGGCTACCCCGAGGTCTCGCCGCGCAACAAGATCTTCGCCGGACTCCGGGACCGGCCCGGCATGACCACCGACCATCCCGGGTCCGAGCCGCACGAGCGGCTGCTGCGGGGCAAGGGCGAGATCGTGGTGACCAAGAAGCGGGTCAGCGCGTTCGCCGGCAGCGACCTGGAGCTGATCCTGCGCGCGCACGACGTGACCAGCCTGGTGCTGGGCGGGATCGCGACCAGCGGCGTGGTGCTCTCGACCGTCCGGGAGGCGGCCGACCGCGACTACGAGCTGACCGTGCTGGAGGACCTCTGCCTCGACGGCGACGACGAGGTTCACCGCGTGCTGGTGGGCAAGGTCTTCCCCCGCCAGGCGACGGTCGGGACCAGCGCGGACTGGCGCCCCTAG
- a CDS encoding dihydroxy-acid dehydratase has protein sequence MALRSDAWYAGQDRNSYIHRAWMRRGAPAAAFAGRPQIAIANTASDLTPCNSHLTEVGEHVKQGVWEAGGVPLTLPVVSLGETQVRPTAMLWRNMAAMATEEMLRANPIDGVVLLGGCDKTIPSLLMAAASVDLPAVVVPGGPMLTGTFRGVPLGCGTDVWRLSEEVRAGTLSAAAFLDSESSMIRSRGHCNTMGTASTMGLLAEALGATLPGTAGLPAPDSRLLAAAHETGRLAVEMVEAERRPSRVLTAGSFRNAIVALAALGGSTNAVVHLLAIAGRLGVPLSLDDFDRIGSGVPLLTDLQPAGRHLMEDFHRAGGLHAVLRQVRDLLDPEALTVTGRPLVDELGPGEIWDPEVIRTRAEPLQPDAGIAVLRGNLAPAGAIIKPAAASPHLLRHRGRAVVFDSVEDVHARLDDPDLDVDADSVLVLRGCGPRGYPGMPEVANLPLPSKLLRAGVRDMVRVCDGRMSGTAYGTVVLHVAPEAAAGGPLDRVRTGDPIVLDVAARRLEVDLPAGELEAREPSAALQAALATPRRGWERLYVDTVQGADTGADLDFLIGSSGDAVARDSH, from the coding sequence ATGGCTCTCCGCAGCGACGCCTGGTACGCGGGTCAGGACCGCAACTCCTACATCCACCGCGCCTGGATGCGCCGCGGCGCCCCGGCCGCCGCGTTCGCCGGCCGGCCGCAGATCGCGATCGCGAACACCGCCTCGGACCTCACCCCGTGCAACAGCCACCTGACCGAGGTCGGCGAGCACGTGAAGCAGGGCGTCTGGGAGGCCGGGGGCGTGCCGCTCACGCTGCCGGTGGTCTCGCTGGGCGAGACGCAGGTCCGGCCGACCGCGATGCTCTGGCGCAACATGGCCGCGATGGCCACCGAGGAGATGCTGCGGGCCAACCCGATCGACGGCGTGGTCCTGCTCGGCGGCTGCGACAAGACGATCCCGTCGCTGCTCATGGCCGCGGCCTCGGTCGACCTGCCGGCCGTGGTCGTGCCGGGCGGGCCGATGCTGACCGGGACGTTCCGGGGCGTGCCGCTGGGCTGCGGGACCGACGTCTGGCGGCTGTCGGAGGAGGTCCGGGCCGGGACCCTGTCCGCAGCGGCGTTCCTGGACTCCGAGTCCTCGATGATCCGCAGCCGCGGGCACTGCAACACGATGGGCACCGCGTCCACGATGGGACTGCTGGCCGAGGCACTGGGCGCGACCCTGCCCGGGACGGCCGGTCTGCCGGCCCCGGACAGCCGGCTGCTCGCGGCCGCGCACGAGACCGGCCGGCTCGCGGTCGAGATGGTCGAGGCCGAGCGGCGCCCGAGCCGGGTGCTGACCGCCGGCTCGTTCCGGAACGCGATCGTCGCGCTGGCCGCGCTGGGCGGCTCGACCAACGCGGTCGTGCACCTGCTGGCGATCGCCGGCCGGCTCGGCGTACCGCTGTCGCTGGACGACTTCGACCGGATCGGCTCGGGCGTGCCGCTGCTGACCGACCTGCAGCCGGCCGGGCGGCACCTGATGGAGGACTTCCACCGGGCCGGCGGGCTGCATGCCGTGCTCCGGCAGGTCCGGGACCTGCTCGACCCGGAGGCGCTGACCGTGACCGGGCGGCCGCTGGTGGACGAGCTCGGCCCGGGCGAGATCTGGGACCCGGAGGTGATCCGGACCCGGGCCGAGCCGCTGCAGCCGGACGCCGGGATCGCCGTGCTGCGCGGCAACCTGGCCCCGGCCGGCGCGATCATCAAGCCGGCGGCGGCCTCGCCGCACCTGCTCCGGCACCGCGGCCGGGCCGTCGTCTTCGACTCGGTCGAGGACGTGCACGCCCGCCTGGACGACCCGGACCTCGACGTGGACGCCGACTCGGTGCTGGTGCTGCGCGGCTGCGGTCCGCGCGGCTACCCGGGGATGCCCGAGGTGGCCAACCTGCCGCTGCCGTCGAAGCTGCTGCGGGCGGGCGTCCGGGACATGGTGCGGGTCTGCGACGGCCGGATGAGCGGGACCGCGTACGGCACGGTGGTGCTGCACGTCGCGCCGGAGGCCGCCGCCGGCGGCCCGCTGGACCGGGTCCGGACCGGCGACCCGATCGTGCTGGACGTGGCCGCGCGGCGGCTGGAGGTCGACCTCCCGGCCGGCGAGCTGGAGGCCCGGGAGCCGTCCGCGGCGCTGCAGGCCGCGCTGGCCACGCCCCGGCGCGGCTGGGAGCGGCTCTACGTCGACACCGTCCAGGGCGCCGACACCGGGGCCGACCTCGACTTCCTGATCGGGTCGAGCGGGGACGCGGTCGCCCGCGACTCACACTAG
- a CDS encoding alcohol dehydrogenase catalytic domain-containing protein: MRAFVITGPGAAEIREVERPVPGPGQVVVDVERAGVCGTDAEFFSGEMAYLHSGQAHYPIRIGHEWSGTVAAPGPGVDPGWAGRRVTGDTMLGCGRCPRCRSGRQHLCADRYEIGIRGGWPGALAEQLLVPARALHALPDTVDPALGALVEPGGTALRAVRAADLAPGERLLVLGPGTIGLLVALIAAAKGAEVHLLGLPGPGLGFAAGLAPAWTLETLPALPYDAVVDASTAAALPALALERVEPGRRVVYIGLSGEPSPIDTRALVLKDVTAVGVLGASGGLASTIDLYATGAVDPRPLVAATVGLDEAAAALAGRRDPGWGPGPKVHIDPRR; this comes from the coding sequence ATGCGGGCGTTCGTCATCACCGGTCCCGGCGCGGCCGAGATCCGCGAGGTCGAGCGGCCGGTGCCGGGGCCGGGGCAGGTCGTCGTCGACGTCGAGCGGGCCGGCGTCTGCGGGACGGATGCGGAGTTCTTCTCCGGCGAGATGGCGTACCTGCACAGCGGGCAGGCCCACTACCCGATCCGGATCGGGCACGAGTGGAGCGGCACGGTCGCCGCCCCCGGCCCGGGCGTGGATCCCGGCTGGGCCGGGCGCCGGGTCACCGGCGACACCATGCTCGGCTGCGGCCGCTGCCCGCGCTGCCGGTCCGGGCGTCAGCACCTGTGCGCCGACCGGTACGAGATCGGCATCCGCGGCGGCTGGCCCGGCGCGCTGGCCGAGCAGCTGCTGGTGCCGGCCCGGGCCCTGCACGCGCTGCCGGACACCGTCGACCCGGCGCTCGGCGCGCTGGTGGAGCCGGGCGGGACCGCGCTGCGGGCGGTCCGGGCCGCCGACCTCGCGCCCGGCGAGCGGCTGCTGGTGCTGGGTCCGGGCACGATCGGGCTGCTGGTCGCGCTGATCGCCGCCGCGAAGGGGGCCGAGGTGCACCTGCTCGGGCTGCCCGGTCCGGGTCTCGGGTTCGCGGCCGGCCTCGCGCCGGCCTGGACGCTGGAGACGCTGCCGGCGCTGCCGTACGACGCGGTCGTGGACGCCTCGACCGCGGCCGCGCTGCCGGCCCTGGCGCTGGAGCGGGTCGAGCCCGGCCGCCGGGTCGTCTACATCGGACTGTCCGGCGAGCCGAGCCCGATCGACACCCGGGCGCTGGTGCTCAAGGACGTCACCGCCGTCGGCGTGCTCGGCGCGTCCGGCGGCCTGGCCAGCACCATCGACCTGTACGCGACCGGCGCCGTCGACCCGCGCCCACTGGTCGCCGCGACCGTCGGGCTCGACGAGGCCGCGGCCGCGCTGGCCGGGCGGCGGGACCCCGGCTGGGGTCCCGGCCCGAAGGTCCACATCGACCCGCGCCGTTAG